The following are from one region of the Actinomyces sp. oral taxon 897 genome:
- a CDS encoding exodeoxyribonuclease III, with product MRLATWNVNSVRTRTERVIRFLERQDIDVLAIQETKCRPEQFPYLPFEAAGYEVAVHGLDQWNGVAIASRVGLSDVVTSFPGQPTWVAGQGKEPVVEARALGATVGSASGTTGTTGVTGIGGDSGTARDATATGVPRPVRLWSLYVPNGRELTHPHYTYKLEWLARLRDAVGSWLEADPDLPLALVGDWNVAPRDEDVWDVSAFAGATHVSAPEREAFAAFESVGMSEVTRPHVTNYTFWDYQRLRFPRNEGMRIDFAYASPALAARVVGAAIDRDERKGKGASDHVPVIVELD from the coding sequence ATGCGCCTGGCAACCTGGAACGTCAACTCCGTCCGCACCCGCACCGAGCGCGTCATCCGCTTCCTGGAGCGCCAGGACATAGACGTGCTGGCCATCCAGGAGACCAAGTGCCGCCCCGAGCAGTTCCCCTACCTACCTTTTGAGGCCGCTGGCTACGAGGTGGCGGTCCACGGGCTGGACCAGTGGAACGGGGTGGCGATTGCCTCGCGCGTCGGCCTGTCCGACGTCGTCACCTCCTTCCCCGGACAGCCCACCTGGGTCGCCGGCCAGGGGAAGGAGCCCGTGGTCGAGGCCCGCGCACTAGGCGCCACCGTGGGGAGCGCATCAGGCACCACCGGGACCACTGGGGTCACCGGGATCGGTGGGGACAGCGGGACCGCCAGGGACGCCACGGCGACCGGCGTCCCACGCCCGGTACGGCTGTGGAGCCTGTACGTCCCCAACGGGCGCGAGCTCACCCACCCCCACTACACCTACAAGCTGGAGTGGCTGGCCCGGCTGCGCGACGCCGTCGGCTCCTGGCTGGAGGCCGACCCGGACCTGCCCCTGGCCCTCGTGGGCGACTGGAACGTGGCCCCCCGCGACGAGGACGTGTGGGACGTGTCGGCCTTTGCGGGAGCTACGCACGTCTCGGCGCCCGAGCGGGAGGCATTCGCAGCCTTTGAGTCGGTAGGCATGAGCGAGGTGACTCGCCCACACGTGACCAACTACACCTTCTGGGACTACCAGCGCCTGCGTTTTCCCCGCAACGAGGGTATGCGCATTGACTTTGCCTACGCCTCACCGGCCCTGGCCGCGCGGGTGGTAGGAGCAGCCATTGACCGCGACGAGCGCAAGGGCAAGGGGGCCTCGGACCACGTGCCCGTCATTGTCGAGCTGGACTGA
- a CDS encoding serine hydrolase domain-containing protein, with translation MTDQTTSTAPGAHPARLPALSAFSLPTALVVTQDGQVIARAGDVDAVHPLASVTKPLVVWSALVAVDRGLLALDDPAGPGLPGATIAHLMSHSSGVAFDSPAVLAAPGTRRVYSNFGIEILGQRLQEATATPLEAWVETTVLEPLGMASVLVPGSPAYSGSGTAADLSVFARELAAPRLVSADLAALARTPFLPQLDGVLPGYGRQVPNGFGLGLEVRGHKSPHWTGSRNSPATFGHFGQSGSFVWVDPVAGRQAVFLGEQPFGAVHKASWPALCDQILAL, from the coding sequence ATGACGGACCAGACGACGTCCACCGCCCCCGGCGCCCACCCGGCCCGCCTCCCGGCGCTGTCAGCCTTCAGCCTCCCTACGGCCCTGGTCGTCACCCAGGACGGACAGGTCATTGCCCGCGCCGGGGACGTGGACGCCGTCCACCCCCTGGCCTCCGTCACCAAGCCGCTGGTGGTCTGGTCGGCCCTGGTCGCCGTCGACCGCGGCCTGCTCGCCCTGGACGACCCGGCCGGCCCGGGGCTGCCCGGGGCCACCATTGCGCACCTCATGTCCCACTCCTCGGGCGTCGCCTTTGACTCCCCGGCCGTCCTGGCCGCCCCCGGCACCCGGCGCGTCTACTCCAACTTCGGTATTGAGATCCTGGGTCAGCGGCTCCAGGAGGCCACGGCCACGCCCCTGGAGGCCTGGGTGGAGACCACCGTCCTGGAGCCGCTGGGTATGGCCAGCGTCCTGGTGCCCGGTTCCCCGGCGTACTCGGGCAGCGGCACGGCGGCGGACCTGTCCGTCTTCGCCCGTGAGCTCGCCGCGCCCCGGCTGGTCTCGGCCGACCTGGCGGCGCTGGCCCGCACCCCCTTCCTCCCTCAGCTCGACGGCGTCCTGCCGGGCTACGGGCGCCAGGTGCCCAACGGCTTCGGCCTGGGGCTGGAGGTGCGCGGACACAAGTCCCCCCACTGGACTGGTAGCCGCAACAGTCCGGCGACCTTCGGGCACTTCGGGCAGTCCGGGAGCTTTGTGTGGGTGGACCCGGTGGCCGGGCGGCAGGCCGTCTTCCTGGGCGAGCAGCCCTTCGGTGCCGTCCACAAGGCGAGCTGGCCAGCCCTGTGCGACCAAATCCTGGCCCTGTGA
- a CDS encoding NADPH-dependent oxidoreductase — translation MGAALTTPETTAVTNSTIATQMAHRTIRAFTSEPLAPEVVDTLLDVARHSATSGFQQQLTIIRVLDPAVREEVHAASGQPYVGGSHGELLVFVVDLYRNALIRQRAGADLEPLERTNLFLAGMEDAVIAAQNVVVAAESLGLGTVYLGSVLGDPRRLVRALRLPERTFPVLGLLVGHPDQEPQYKPRLPRAVTCAVDSYPELDEAALEEYDARVEEYYDLRDANRRVDAWTTQIVRALGQGPAAQSPVLEVLHEQRLALH, via the coding sequence ATGGGAGCAGCTCTGACCACCCCCGAGACCACCGCCGTCACCAACAGCACGATCGCCACCCAGATGGCCCACCGCACCATCCGCGCCTTCACCTCCGAGCCGCTGGCCCCGGAGGTGGTGGACACCCTTCTGGACGTCGCCCGCCACAGCGCCACCTCCGGCTTCCAGCAGCAGCTGACCATTATCCGGGTGCTCGACCCCGCCGTCCGCGAGGAGGTCCACGCCGCCTCCGGCCAGCCCTACGTCGGGGGCTCACACGGTGAGCTGCTGGTCTTCGTCGTCGACCTGTACCGCAACGCCCTCATCCGCCAGCGCGCCGGGGCCGACCTGGAGCCCCTGGAGCGCACCAACCTGTTCCTGGCCGGCATGGAGGACGCCGTGATCGCCGCCCAGAACGTCGTCGTGGCCGCCGAGTCCCTGGGGCTGGGGACGGTCTACCTCGGCAGCGTCCTGGGCGACCCGCGCCGCCTCGTCCGGGCCCTGCGACTGCCTGAGCGCACCTTCCCCGTCCTGGGCCTCCTCGTGGGGCACCCGGACCAGGAGCCCCAGTACAAGCCGCGTCTGCCGCGTGCGGTGACCTGCGCCGTCGACTCCTACCCCGAGCTGGACGAGGCCGCCCTGGAGGAGTACGACGCCCGCGTGGAGGAGTACTACGACCTGCGGGACGCCAACCGCCGGGTGGACGCCTGGACCACCCAGATCGTGCGGGCCCTGGGCCAGGGTCCGGCCGCCCAGTCCCCGGTCCTGGAGGTCCTCCACGAGCAGCGCCTGGCCCTGCACTAG
- a CDS encoding family 20 glycosylhydrolase, with protein sequence MDHVTVKWEAACAAAYHLEVSKDGQTWQRASETIRPTCATTDTQTLSAAQASEQWSYVKMQAEERTPINNTKYGVSLYELEVWDDPQAADPPQASPGLHLVPLPVSLTDNSVTQAPFTLSAESRIVLDGATASAAHGVADILATELRASTGYPLEVVSSATPGAHDVVLRDGEVPGQTGDEAYALTTADTGAVVTATSAHGFFNGTRTLLQLLPAAAASPTALSTTWAAPAVSIADAPRYEYRAVMIDPARSFITVDEVKKIIDEVSNLKMSYVHFHVADDQGWRVEITNEGREAGDTIDYTRLTEVSGKTAMNTHDRQASQELGRTGYYTQAEFRDIVAYASSRFVTMVPEVDLPGHTNAALHAVSELNTAGSSHPGTPEEPTAPANGTGNVGYSYLDPNSEVSFTFMRHVLGQLADMTTGRFLHIGGDEPHSMLSRYGQATYNATLSRILQTVRDTGKSPIGWSEAAATTMQTGDGIQYWIGDKTTVARAVNQEGAKVVVSNGATSYIDQKYHSSTPIGLTWACSGTCDVRQYYQWDPASIIPGVGDSGILGNEAALWSETVRGGDQNEFLMWGRAAAHAEIGWTPQARRDVDNFVGRLSGIGPRWTMEGTNFYDTAQVTWEASLAATAGLSVRPGQEATVPVGVLAAPGTVTDSTAVSPDSTADADGVSASRLSPGSTVSVNWGDGTEPTTATVTTDRPRDPYYASGLYRLLGSHTYAAAGDYTLTLTLGERTATTTVHVADDATNPSLPQPWDPSVTPQAQVPVTDLAVGGRYAMGVTGFAPGSYVDITVGETRLGQFRMDATGARTGQWVNAPASLVSGPQTLRFSQGDRHVDVAVNVTGGRVALENPLPAGSLTLTEADSEERTGETPPNGPATAAIDGDPSTFWHTQWQGGSPGFPHHITLGLPQGQICQVTGFEYTRRSGNQNSRAKDYRLEVSENGQDWSVVHEGSLADTDAPQAVNLDPSQVRQAAYVRMVQLSSQAGNAFGGAAEIRVGATCSASPTPKPTPSPSPEPGPSPEPTPQPSPSPEPGP encoded by the coding sequence ATCGACCACGTCACCGTCAAGTGGGAGGCCGCGTGCGCGGCCGCCTACCACCTCGAGGTGTCCAAGGACGGCCAGACCTGGCAGCGGGCCTCGGAGACGATCCGCCCCACCTGCGCCACCACGGACACCCAGACCCTGTCGGCCGCACAGGCCTCTGAGCAGTGGAGCTACGTCAAGATGCAGGCCGAGGAGCGCACCCCCATTAACAACACCAAGTACGGCGTCTCCCTGTACGAGCTGGAGGTCTGGGACGACCCCCAGGCCGCCGACCCGCCCCAGGCGTCCCCGGGCCTCCACCTGGTCCCCCTGCCCGTCAGCCTCACCGACAACTCCGTCACGCAGGCGCCCTTCACCCTGAGCGCCGAGTCCCGAATCGTGCTCGACGGCGCGACGGCCTCCGCCGCCCACGGCGTCGCCGACATCCTGGCCACCGAGCTGCGCGCCTCCACCGGCTACCCCCTGGAGGTCGTGTCCTCCGCCACGCCGGGTGCGCACGACGTCGTCCTGCGCGACGGCGAGGTCCCGGGGCAGACCGGGGACGAGGCCTACGCCCTGACCACGGCCGACACCGGTGCGGTCGTGACCGCCACCAGCGCCCACGGCTTCTTCAACGGCACCCGCACGCTCCTCCAGCTGCTGCCGGCCGCCGCCGCCTCACCCACCGCCCTGTCCACCACCTGGGCGGCCCCGGCCGTGAGCATCGCCGACGCGCCCCGCTACGAGTACCGCGCCGTCATGATCGACCCGGCCCGCTCCTTCATTACCGTGGACGAGGTCAAGAAGATCATTGACGAGGTCTCCAACCTCAAGATGAGCTACGTGCACTTCCACGTGGCTGACGACCAGGGGTGGCGGGTCGAGATCACTAACGAGGGCCGTGAGGCCGGGGACACCATTGACTACACCCGGCTGACCGAGGTCTCCGGCAAGACGGCCATGAACACCCACGACCGTCAGGCCTCCCAGGAGCTGGGCCGTACCGGCTACTACACGCAGGCCGAGTTCCGTGACATCGTGGCCTACGCGAGCTCCCGCTTCGTGACCATGGTGCCCGAGGTGGACCTGCCCGGACACACCAACGCCGCCCTGCACGCCGTCTCCGAGCTCAACACGGCCGGCTCCTCCCACCCGGGCACGCCCGAGGAGCCCACCGCCCCGGCCAACGGGACCGGCAACGTCGGCTACTCCTACCTCGACCCCAACTCGGAGGTCAGCTTCACCTTTATGCGCCACGTCCTGGGGCAGCTCGCGGACATGACCACCGGACGCTTCCTCCACATCGGCGGTGACGAGCCCCACTCCATGCTGAGCCGCTACGGCCAGGCCACGTACAACGCGACCCTGAGCCGCATCCTGCAGACCGTGCGCGACACCGGTAAGAGCCCCATCGGCTGGTCGGAGGCCGCGGCCACGACCATGCAGACCGGTGACGGCATCCAGTACTGGATCGGGGACAAGACCACGGTGGCCCGCGCGGTCAACCAGGAGGGGGCCAAGGTCGTCGTCTCCAACGGCGCCACGTCCTACATCGACCAGAAGTACCACTCCTCCACCCCCATCGGCCTGACCTGGGCCTGCTCGGGCACCTGCGACGTGCGCCAGTACTACCAGTGGGACCCGGCCAGCATTATCCCGGGCGTGGGCGACTCGGGCATCCTGGGCAACGAGGCCGCCCTGTGGTCCGAGACGGTCCGCGGCGGGGACCAGAACGAGTTCCTCATGTGGGGCCGTGCGGCCGCCCACGCCGAGATCGGCTGGACCCCCCAGGCCCGGCGTGACGTGGACAACTTCGTGGGCCGGCTGAGCGGCATCGGGCCGCGCTGGACCATGGAGGGCACCAACTTCTACGACACCGCCCAGGTCACCTGGGAGGCGTCCCTGGCCGCCACGGCGGGCCTGAGCGTGCGCCCGGGCCAGGAGGCGACCGTCCCCGTGGGCGTGCTCGCCGCCCCGGGCACCGTCACCGACTCCACCGCCGTCTCCCCGGACTCCACCGCCGACGCCGACGGCGTCTCCGCCTCCCGCCTGAGCCCGGGCTCCACGGTGAGCGTCAACTGGGGTGACGGCACGGAGCCGACGACGGCCACGGTCACCACGGACCGGCCGCGTGACCCCTACTACGCCTCCGGGCTGTACCGGCTCCTGGGCAGCCACACCTACGCCGCCGCCGGGGACTACACCCTGACCCTGACCCTGGGGGAGAGGACGGCGACCACCACGGTCCACGTGGCCGACGACGCCACCAACCCGTCCCTGCCCCAGCCCTGGGATCCCTCGGTGACCCCGCAGGCCCAGGTCCCCGTCACCGACCTGGCCGTGGGCGGCCGCTACGCCATGGGGGTCACCGGGTTCGCCCCCGGCTCCTACGTGGACATTACCGTGGGTGAGACGCGCCTGGGGCAGTTCCGCATGGACGCCACCGGCGCGCGCACGGGCCAGTGGGTCAACGCCCCCGCCTCGCTGGTGAGCGGGCCGCAGACCCTGCGCTTCTCCCAGGGGGACCGGCACGTGGACGTGGCGGTGAACGTCACCGGCGGCCGCGTGGCCCTGGAGAACCCGCTGCCCGCGGGCTCCCTGACCCTGACCGAGGCCGACTCCGAGGAACGCACCGGTGAGACGCCTCCCAACGGCCCCGCCACCGCGGCGATCGACGGCGACCCCAGCACCTTCTGGCACACCCAGTGGCAGGGGGGATCCCCCGGGTTCCCGCACCACATCACCCTGGGCCTGCCCCAGGGCCAGATCTGCCAGGTGACGGGCTTTGAGTACACGAGGCGCTCCGGGAACCAGAACTCCCGGGCCAAGGACTACCGCCTGGAGGTCTCCGAGAACGGCCAGGACTGGAGCGTGGTCCACGAGGGCAGCCTCGCTGACACCGACGCGCCCCAGGCGGTCAACCTGGATCCCTCCCAGGTCCGCCAGGCGGCCTACGTGCGCATGGTCCAGCTGAGCTCCCAGGCGGGCAACGCCTTCGGCGGGGCCGCTGAGATCCGGGTGGGGGCCACCTGCTCCGCCTCCCCCACGCCCAAGCCCACGCCCTCCCCGAGCCCCGAGCCCGGGCCCAGTCCTGAGCCGACGCCCCAGCCGTCCCCGAGCCCCGAGCCCGGGCCCTGA
- a CDS encoding beta-galactosidase, whose protein sequence is MTPSSRRRAAGTVLATALAASGAGLLAPATSAAPVSHPGLASVTRYEAADILFPGNDGHAHTVTFDKNSFMVDGTRLNIWSGEIHYWRLPDVNGWRDVFQKMRANGYNAVSLYMFWGMHQSEEGGDFDFTPGGVKDIDLLLTLAEQEGLYVIARPGPYVNAEISMGGLPAYMSNYGGGLRSTDARALAASKSWLSAVNAIIRRHQVTDGGGSVLLYQVENELTEANSADTAFLAELTRHVRADGITVPLFHNDWGLGGRMSDTSATGLDLYAYDSYPVGFNCSAPRNAIRDSEAAFHAYAPGSPNFITESQGGAFTPWGASYNASDCYGYTDPDFTRQWGVNNIGNGVTAFNFYMGFGGTNWGWTGSPASGFTSYDYGAGITEDRVMTEKSAVQKEIGYYARGVPALPSMDAVEAPAPADHQGDAVSLYSRQASDTSTSVTGHGTRTIAARLRDSNSTTETTFTIPLSLGTGRTGPTHSLSHDDRDPAITYTGSWQQVEDTTASKATLTRSSTPGDTAALTFTGTGVRLVTSTGTDHGEFTVRVDDADPVTVSSTRVDTEQNKPTQFVAFEATDLAQGEHTVTVTNTSGAVLGLDAFDVVTPQAAQPVTVGDDDPAITYTGSWTHASGRPWTQGDLGGNETFSRTTGDSYEYTFTGVGLDLIAPFSGNHGSATVSVDGTVVGRTQETTVTGTEPVRTVFSWRAPQDQAPASHTVRVTVDGTPFPGSSDTFVSLDAIRYYPDTSALPGSGGTEPGTVSWPRVPQKEGTSLTLHGRDALLLTADQRIGTHELYYTTSQILGAPLDTQAGPLQYLVGRAGDEGETVLHYDAEPTVTGEGVEHTWDAARGELRLNYRHTASTPLNVTVTRAGATSSADTLTLRVIDRTCAKRVWLLDGTRDGVLTTTAVEGAEVGRTVHYADGVAHITGSLEQAGDLSVVAPAGVGSVTWNGAPLGEVSSGTAHGSAPGPQEVAPQALSFVSATDDAEAATDYDDSAWTSADATTSRQSEDYPGILRYPGNRDRNQQGPGSYAGVVLDSNHYGFHSGSVWYRAHYTAASSDPTLSFQATASKGAPAQGRNPGFAQVWVNGQYAGALSATGDWQSVKAPAGAVRAGQRVVVAVLVNNLGLSLDWNNGAWGSLSQSKENRGLYDAALDAQGAVTWRINGATTASARDAATNPSGTVYNNGGLGGERAGWHMPALQDSSWERTDDLHAARPGVTWYRSHVTLDVPDSQDTAWHLDVSSSRLPARADHSQVTLFVNGWNTGVYIGDAGPQSSFTIPSAFLNHHGDNVIALAVAAKEAGAGPESVSLVPVHSSTVPTRPQPSPGPSPTPGPDPTPGPDPTPGPSPSASPSVSPSPTSAPSSSPSPSPSASASPSASGSGSPSVSASSSSGGGGVVPGVMPVFVARVAADGSGSVLVGDWDGDGVRSYGVRVGSRVVFYSENSVLAAPVASLSLGRVSDRVFVGDWDGDGRDTLALVRGRSVFYQQVMDSSATTAGRVPAGELVVARQGDHDVLIAR, encoded by the coding sequence ATGACACCGTCGTCACGCCGTCGAGCCGCTGGCACCGTCCTGGCCACAGCCCTGGCCGCCAGCGGCGCGGGGCTCCTGGCCCCTGCCACCTCCGCCGCCCCGGTGAGCCACCCCGGCCTGGCCTCCGTCACCCGCTACGAGGCGGCCGACATCCTCTTCCCCGGCAACGACGGACACGCGCACACCGTCACCTTCGACAAGAACTCCTTTATGGTGGACGGCACGCGCCTGAACATCTGGTCCGGGGAGATCCACTACTGGCGCCTGCCGGACGTCAACGGCTGGCGCGACGTCTTCCAGAAGATGCGCGCTAACGGCTACAACGCCGTCTCCCTGTACATGTTCTGGGGCATGCACCAGAGCGAGGAGGGCGGTGACTTCGACTTCACACCAGGAGGCGTCAAGGACATTGACCTGCTCCTGACCCTGGCCGAGCAGGAGGGCCTCTACGTCATCGCCCGCCCCGGCCCCTACGTCAACGCCGAGATCTCCATGGGCGGCCTGCCCGCCTACATGTCCAACTACGGTGGCGGCCTGCGCTCCACGGACGCCAGGGCCCTGGCCGCCTCCAAGTCCTGGCTCAGCGCCGTCAACGCCATTATCAGGCGCCACCAGGTCACCGACGGCGGCGGCTCGGTCCTGCTCTACCAGGTGGAGAACGAGCTCACCGAGGCCAACAGCGCGGACACGGCCTTCCTGGCCGAGCTCACCCGGCACGTTCGGGCCGACGGCATCACCGTGCCGCTGTTCCACAACGACTGGGGCCTGGGCGGGCGCATGTCGGACACCTCCGCCACCGGCCTGGACCTCTACGCCTACGACTCCTACCCGGTGGGCTTCAACTGCTCCGCGCCCCGCAACGCCATCAGGGACTCCGAGGCCGCCTTCCACGCCTACGCCCCGGGCAGCCCCAACTTCATCACCGAGTCCCAGGGCGGGGCCTTCACCCCCTGGGGCGCCTCCTACAACGCCTCGGACTGCTACGGGTACACCGACCCGGACTTCACCCGCCAGTGGGGGGTCAACAATATCGGCAACGGGGTGACCGCCTTCAACTTCTACATGGGATTCGGCGGCACCAACTGGGGGTGGACCGGCTCCCCGGCGTCGGGCTTCACCTCCTACGACTACGGTGCGGGCATTACCGAGGACCGGGTCATGACCGAGAAGTCGGCCGTGCAGAAGGAGATCGGCTACTACGCCAGGGGCGTGCCCGCCCTGCCCTCCATGGACGCCGTGGAGGCCCCCGCGCCCGCCGACCACCAGGGCGACGCCGTGAGCCTCTACTCGCGCCAGGCCTCGGACACCTCCACCTCCGTCACCGGCCACGGCACCCGGACCATCGCGGCCCGCCTGAGGGACTCCAACTCCACCACCGAGACCACCTTCACCATCCCCCTGAGCCTGGGGACCGGCAGGACGGGCCCCACCCACTCCCTCAGCCACGACGACCGCGACCCCGCCATCACCTACACCGGCTCCTGGCAGCAGGTGGAGGACACCACCGCCTCCAAGGCCACCCTGACCCGCTCCTCCACCCCGGGGGACACCGCCGCCCTCACCTTCACCGGCACCGGCGTGCGCCTGGTCACCAGCACCGGGACCGACCACGGCGAGTTCACCGTGAGGGTCGATGACGCCGACCCCGTCACCGTCTCCTCCACCAGGGTCGACACCGAGCAGAACAAGCCCACCCAGTTCGTGGCCTTCGAGGCCACCGACCTGGCCCAGGGCGAGCACACCGTGACGGTGACCAACACCTCCGGGGCGGTCCTGGGCCTGGACGCCTTCGACGTCGTGACCCCCCAGGCCGCCCAGCCGGTGACCGTGGGCGACGACGACCCCGCCATCACCTACACCGGCTCCTGGACCCACGCCTCGGGCAGGCCCTGGACCCAGGGCGACCTGGGCGGCAACGAGACCTTCTCCAGGACCACGGGCGACTCCTACGAGTACACCTTCACCGGCGTGGGCCTGGACCTCATCGCCCCCTTCTCCGGCAACCACGGCTCGGCCACGGTCAGCGTGGACGGGACCGTGGTGGGCCGCACCCAGGAGACCACGGTCACGGGCACCGAACCCGTCAGGACCGTCTTCTCCTGGCGGGCCCCCCAGGACCAGGCGCCCGCCTCCCACACCGTGCGCGTCACGGTCGACGGCACCCCCTTCCCCGGCTCCTCGGACACCTTCGTCTCCCTGGACGCCATCCGCTACTACCCCGACACCTCGGCCCTGCCCGGCTCCGGCGGAACGGAACCAGGCACCGTCAGCTGGCCCCGCGTCCCCCAGAAGGAGGGCACCAGCCTGACCCTCCACGGGCGTGACGCCCTGCTGCTGACCGCCGACCAGAGGATCGGCACCCACGAGCTGTACTACACCACCTCCCAGATCCTCGGCGCTCCCCTCGACACCCAGGCAGGCCCCCTCCAGTACCTCGTGGGCCGCGCCGGGGACGAGGGCGAGACCGTCCTGCACTACGACGCCGAGCCCACCGTCACCGGTGAGGGCGTGGAGCACACCTGGGACGCCGCCCGCGGCGAGCTGCGCCTGAACTACCGCCACACCGCCAGCACCCCGCTGAACGTGACGGTGACCAGGGCCGGGGCCACCAGCAGCGCCGACACCCTGACGCTGCGCGTTATCGACCGCACCTGCGCCAAGAGGGTCTGGCTCCTGGACGGCACGCGCGACGGCGTCCTGACCACCACCGCCGTGGAGGGCGCCGAGGTGGGCCGCACCGTCCACTACGCCGACGGCGTCGCCCACATCACCGGCTCCCTGGAACAGGCCGGTGACCTGAGCGTCGTCGCCCCCGCCGGGGTGGGCTCGGTGACCTGGAACGGCGCGCCCCTGGGCGAGGTGAGCTCGGGCACGGCCCACGGCTCCGCACCCGGCCCCCAGGAGGTCGCCCCCCAGGCCCTGTCGTTCGTCTCGGCCACCGACGACGCCGAGGCCGCCACGGACTACGACGACTCGGCCTGGACCAGCGCCGACGCCACCACCTCCCGGCAGTCCGAGGACTACCCCGGGATCCTGCGCTACCCCGGCAACCGCGACCGCAACCAGCAGGGACCCGGCTCCTACGCCGGCGTCGTGCTGGACTCCAACCACTACGGCTTCCACTCCGGCAGCGTGTGGTACCGCGCCCACTACACGGCGGCCAGCTCCGACCCCACCCTCTCCTTCCAGGCCACCGCCTCCAAGGGGGCCCCGGCCCAGGGGAGGAACCCCGGCTTCGCGCAGGTCTGGGTCAACGGCCAGTACGCGGGCGCCCTCAGCGCCACCGGCGACTGGCAGTCGGTCAAGGCCCCCGCCGGGGCGGTCAGGGCCGGGCAGCGCGTCGTGGTCGCGGTCCTGGTCAACAACCTGGGACTGAGCCTGGACTGGAACAACGGCGCCTGGGGCAGCCTGTCCCAGTCCAAGGAGAACCGTGGGCTCTACGACGCCGCCCTGGACGCCCAGGGCGCCGTGACCTGGAGGATCAATGGAGCGACGACGGCCTCGGCCAGGGACGCCGCCACCAACCCCTCGGGCACCGTCTACAACAACGGCGGCCTGGGCGGGGAGAGGGCCGGCTGGCACATGCCCGCCCTCCAGGACTCCTCCTGGGAGAGGACCGACGACCTCCACGCCGCCCGCCCCGGGGTCACCTGGTACCGCTCCCACGTGACCCTCGACGTCCCCGACTCCCAGGACACCGCCTGGCACCTGGACGTGAGCTCCTCACGCCTCCCCGCCCGGGCGGACCACTCCCAGGTGACGCTGTTCGTCAACGGCTGGAACACGGGCGTCTACATTGGTGACGCGGGACCGCAGAGCTCCTTCACCATCCCCTCGGCCTTCCTCAACCACCACGGCGACAACGTGATCGCGCTCGCGGTAGCCGCCAAGGAGGCAGGTGCCGGCCCGGAGTCCGTGAGCCTGGTGCCGGTGCACTCCAGCACCGTCCCGACCCGCCCGCAGCCCTCACCCGGGCCCAGCCCGACGCCGGGACCTGACCCGACGCCGGGACCTGACCCGACGCCGGGGCCCAGTCCGTCCGCGTCGCCCTCTGTGTCTCCCTCGCCTACGTCTGCGCCGTCTTCTTCTCCGTCTCCGTCGCCTTCTGCGTCTGCGTCGCCTTCTGCGTCTGGGTCTGGTTCTCCTTCTGTGTCGGCGTCTTCGTCGTCTGGTGGTGGGGGTGTGGTTCCTGGGGTGATGCCTGTGTTTGTGGCTCGGGTTGCTGCTGATGGGTCGGGGAGTGTTCTGGTGGGTGATTGGGATGGTGATGGTGTTCGGTCTTATGGTGTGCGTGTGGGTAGTCGGGTGGTGTTCTATTCTGAGAACTCGGTTCTGGCTGCTCCGGTGGCGTCGTTGTCTCTGGGGAGGGTCTCGGACCGGGTGTTCGTGGGTGACTGGGACGGTGATGGTCGGGACACGCTGGCCCTGGTGCGGGGTAGGAGCGTGTTCTACCAGCAGGTGATGGACTCCAGTGCTACCACGGCGGGGCGGGTGCCCGCCGGCGAGCTGGTGGTGGCCCGCCAGGGCGACCACGACGTCCTCATAGCCAGGTAA